In Diabrotica undecimpunctata isolate CICGRU chromosome 4, icDiaUnde3, whole genome shotgun sequence, a single genomic region encodes these proteins:
- the LOC140439652 gene encoding uncharacterized protein translates to MYYLLTVLLVVSSSLAFPAKEEELSTKNSNIRFYEAANKSPFSTDNITIDYSTIEEFGLNITAISPVNNHEDFLVLFNNLTHNVSILNLGQFEFEFSSKDKVNPFKKTIYGFERIIEYNGTFYAGDLFFNLTASCVQSLKPEIDFSDLSKRSRIEYNVTVVSGVNLTWITDSGPLTKKLTNIPSYISDPQPYHTMNFTALVPLVNGTFYDESSCRNEICKSTLKPSYNVGSYYVFDDITVTYETYISKTNITSTRFVSGSNTTYEVISTTDIKNVIVIGEHRC, encoded by the exons ATGTATTATTTGCTTACAGTATTGCTTGTAGTTTCTAGTTCTTTAGCATTTCCTGCAAag GAAGAAGAACTTTCAACAAAAAATAG CAACATAAGATTTTATGAGGCAGCCAACAAGTCTCCTTTTTCGACAGACAACATTACGATCGATTATAGCACCATTGAAGAATTTGGTCTGAACATTACAGCTATTTCTCCAGTTAACAATCATGAGGATTTTCTGGTTCTTTTTAACAACCTAACACACAACGTTTCAATACTGAACCTTGGTcaatttgaatttgaattttcttcAAAGGATAAAGTGAATCCATTTAAAAAAACGATTTATGGTTTCGAGCGAATTATCGAATATAACGGTACTTTTTACGCAGGTGATTTGTTTTTTAACTTAACTGCATCCTGTGTTCAGTCTTTGAAACCTGAAATCGATTTTTCAGATCTTTCAAAACGATCAAGAATTGAATATAACGTAACTGTTGTATCAGGAGTCAATTTAACTTGGATTACCGATTCTGGACCATTAACTAAAAAATTAACTAATATACCATCATATATAAGTGATCCACAGCCCTATCATACTATGAATTTCACTGCTTTGGTTCCGTTAGTCAATGGAACATTCTATGATGAATCTTCATGTCGAAACGAAATATGCAAATCTACTTTGAAACCAAGCTACAATGTAGGATCGTACTACGTATTTGATGATATTACTGTAACATATGAAACATACATTAGTAAAACAAATATAACCAGTACTAGATTTGTAAGTGGAAGTAACACTACATATGAAGTAATTTCTACTACCGATATTAAAAATGTGATTGTGATAGGCGAGCACAGATGTTAA
- the LOC140438270 gene encoding uncharacterized protein has protein sequence MYFLLAVLLLVVSSSLAFPAKEEELSTKYSNIRFYEAANKSPFSTDNITIDYSTNEEFGLNITAISPVNNYEDFLVLFNNLTHNVSILNLGEISFELSNKDKLNPFEKTIYGFKRGMETTGIFYAGDLVVNLTVFTFQSLKPEIDFTDLSKRSRIEYNVTVVSGVNLTWITDSGPLTKKGTNLPSYKNDPQPDPTPNFTALVPLVNGTFYDKSSCRNEICKSTLKPSYNVGSYYVFDDVTVTYERYISKTNITNIRFVSGSNTTYTVISTTDIKTVIVIGEHRC, from the exons GAAGAAGAACTTTCAACAAAATATAG CAATATAAGATTTTATGAGGCAGCCAACAAGTCTCCTTTTTCGACAGACAACATTACGATCGATTACAGCACTAATGAAGAATTTGGCCTGAACATTACAGCTATTTCTCCAGTTAACAATTATGAGGATTTTCTGGTTCTTTTTAACAACCTAACACACAACGTTTCAATACTGAACCTTGGTGAAATTTCATTCGAACTTTCTAACAAGGATAAATTGAATCCATTTGAAAAGACAATTTATGGTTTCAAGCGAGGTATGGAAACTACCGGTATTTTTTACGCAGGTGATTTGGTTGTTAACTTAACTGTATTCACTTTTCAGTCTTTGAAACCTGAAATAGATTTTACAGATCTTTCAAAACGATCAAGAATTGAATATAACGTAACTGTTGTATCAGGAGTCAATTTAACTTGGATTACCGATTCTGGACCATTAACTAAAAAAGGAACCAATCTACCCTCATATAAAAATGATCCACAGCCTGATCCTACTCCAAATTTCACTGCTTTAGTTCCGTTAGTCAATGGAACATTCTATGATAAATCTTCATGTCGAAACGAAATATGCAAATCTACTTTGAAACCAAGCTACAATGTAGGATCGTACTACGTGTTTGATGATGTTACTGTAACATATGAAAGATACATTAGTAAAACAAATATAACCAATATTAGATTTGTAAGTGGAAGTAACACTACATACACAGTCATTTCTACGACCGATATTAAAACTGTGATTGTGATAGGCGAACACAGATGTTAA